Proteins from a genomic interval of Anaerobaca lacustris:
- a CDS encoding Na/Pi cotransporter family protein — translation MDIKDMVFGTVGGLGLFLFGMGLMTDGLRQVAGQKLKSLLEALTKHRVVAVLMGASVTFLIQSSSATTVMTVGLVNAGLLTLRQALCVVLGANVGTTFTAWLVSAFAVFKISSYALPMVGLGFLFSVAGKSMKARSVGQIMIGFGLLFLGIHFMKETFAPLGDSEGTRRALIWLGTNPILAILAGTILTMLLQSSSASIALIQTLALQGAFGTDWDVVLRVAIPFVLGDNIGTTITAQIAALRTSRNARRTAMGHTMFNVIGVLYVLPLVWLGWFADLVEWIAPVELSQGTVMVFLAIAHSTFNVFNTIVFLPLIRLLEIVVLKILPLRADETLSQPVILERHLLHTPVLALEQARREIVRMAKTAETAVLLAIESILEDLPKNFVSVREIEDQVDAFQMEITSYLTDLSEEALSEDVSAELPVLLHAVNDLERIGDHAVNIVEIAERKNSQKLGFSDAARQEAEQIRDELIQMFSRVVAALEARDVAKARSALANERKLNEMQLEFRRSHVARMTDGVCTAVTGLIFIDLVDNAEKIGDHLTNIAQATIGGLQWEGVKPQKVAPAS, via the coding sequence ATGGATATTAAGGACATGGTCTTTGGGACGGTCGGTGGATTGGGGCTGTTCCTCTTCGGCATGGGGCTGATGACCGACGGCCTTCGGCAGGTCGCCGGACAGAAGCTCAAGAGCCTGCTCGAAGCACTGACGAAGCACCGCGTCGTGGCCGTCCTGATGGGCGCATCGGTCACGTTCCTCATCCAGTCCAGTTCCGCGACGACGGTGATGACGGTCGGTTTGGTCAACGCGGGCCTTCTGACCCTCCGACAGGCGCTTTGCGTCGTTCTCGGGGCCAACGTGGGGACGACGTTCACGGCGTGGCTCGTTTCGGCGTTCGCCGTCTTCAAGATCAGCAGTTACGCCCTCCCCATGGTCGGTCTGGGATTCCTCTTCAGTGTTGCCGGCAAGTCGATGAAGGCCCGAAGTGTCGGACAGATCATGATCGGGTTCGGGCTGCTGTTCCTGGGCATCCACTTCATGAAGGAGACTTTTGCCCCTCTCGGTGACAGCGAAGGCACCCGACGGGCATTGATCTGGCTCGGGACCAATCCGATCCTGGCGATTCTGGCCGGAACGATCCTGACGATGCTGCTCCAGAGCAGTTCGGCCTCGATCGCCCTGATTCAAACGCTCGCGTTGCAGGGCGCATTCGGTACGGACTGGGACGTGGTGCTGCGTGTGGCCATCCCCTTCGTCCTCGGCGACAACATCGGTACGACGATCACCGCGCAGATTGCGGCGTTACGGACCTCGCGGAACGCCCGGCGAACGGCGATGGGGCACACGATGTTCAATGTGATCGGGGTTCTTTACGTTCTGCCTCTGGTCTGGCTCGGGTGGTTCGCCGACCTGGTGGAATGGATCGCGCCGGTCGAGCTGTCGCAGGGGACGGTCATGGTCTTCCTGGCCATTGCGCACAGTACGTTCAACGTATTCAACACGATCGTGTTCCTGCCGCTGATCCGCCTGCTCGAGATCGTCGTTCTGAAGATCCTTCCGCTTCGCGCAGACGAGACGTTGTCCCAGCCGGTGATTCTGGAGAGGCACCTGCTGCACACGCCGGTGCTGGCCCTGGAACAGGCCCGGCGCGAGATCGTGCGGATGGCCAAGACGGCCGAGACGGCCGTATTGCTGGCGATCGAGAGCATTCTCGAAGACCTTCCGAAGAATTTCGTCTCGGTCAGAGAGATCGAGGACCAGGTCGACGCTTTTCAGATGGAGATCACCTCCTATCTGACGGACCTGTCCGAGGAGGCGTTGTCCGAGGACGTCAGCGCCGAGCTTCCCGTGCTTCTGCACGCGGTCAACGATCTCGAGCGAATCGGCGACCATGCGGTCAATATCGTCGAAATCGCGGAACGCAAGAACTCGCAGAAGCTCGGATTCAGCGACGCCGCACGGCAGGAGGCCGAGCAGATTCGTGATGAGTTGATCCAGATGTTCAGTCGCGTGGTGGCCGCTCTGGAGGCGAGGGATGTGGCGAAGGCCAGGTCCGCTCTGGCCAACGAGCGGAAGCTCAACGAGATGCAACTGGAATTCCGGCGAAGCCACGTGGCGCGCATGACCGACGGCGTCTGCACGGCGGTAACGGGGCTGATCTTCATCGACCTGGTGGACAACGCCGAGAAGATCGGCGACCACCTGACGAACATCGCGCAGGCGACCATTGGGGGCCTGCAATGGGAGGGCGTCAAGCCGCAGAAGGTCGCGCCGGCCTCGTAG
- the pstA gene encoding phosphate ABC transporter permease PstA, whose protein sequence is MNLGVRRSLDRLFTGLTGASIVLLMLVLIAVLGPMIYRGSGAVLFGGTVEFRKMQRDLFNRADRDALAAEIAETDEVRQVVHEMVDRFKKGIDIAAMSSQAREINREYGRELRYRDATPEEYTESREVARAIRDKLEEAFGSQDIELIRKNIAEVLAHKDEPRFKGTVAERYFTLATDFLDAAEHIDLSRYHDYLVALDEVEVILFGSIEHPGLLGPRPNQPARPLAMTSYGATRWDQAQSLLDRLVWAEKWVEKEPGQPLVKERSPRAELFHGTALEPLFTYVPEQLDEMLRPRFTVYWQFFIDDNFDSHYFGGVGPEIIGTLLITVVGMLFVVPLGVISAAYLVECASDGPVMRILRMSINTLAGVPSIVFGLFGLAFFVLFLFPRLGFEPKPCILAASLTLAVLTLPVMIRASEEAIRTVPRSYKEGSLALGASRFRTFVTVTFPAALPGILTGVILSLSRIAGETAPILFTGAVSMGPVPKSIFDPTRTLSYGSYDMAVGDRLAMMVPHNQYGMVVTLITLILILNAVAIVLRSRVFKKLKGH, encoded by the coding sequence ATGAATCTCGGCGTCCGACGCAGTCTCGATCGTCTCTTCACCGGCCTGACCGGCGCGTCCATCGTATTGCTGATGCTGGTCCTGATCGCGGTCCTGGGCCCCATGATCTATCGGGGCAGCGGGGCGGTGTTGTTCGGCGGGACCGTCGAGTTCCGCAAGATGCAGCGGGACCTGTTCAATCGCGCGGACCGAGACGCTTTGGCGGCCGAGATTGCCGAGACCGACGAAGTCCGCCAGGTCGTCCACGAGATGGTCGACCGGTTCAAGAAAGGGATCGACATCGCCGCGATGTCGTCGCAGGCGCGGGAGATCAACCGGGAATACGGCAGGGAGCTGCGCTACAGAGACGCGACGCCCGAGGAATACACCGAGTCCAGAGAGGTGGCTCGGGCCATTCGAGACAAGCTCGAAGAGGCGTTTGGCAGCCAGGATATCGAACTGATCCGCAAGAACATCGCAGAGGTGCTGGCCCACAAGGACGAGCCGAGATTCAAGGGTACGGTGGCGGAGCGATACTTCACCCTGGCGACCGACTTTCTGGACGCGGCCGAGCACATCGACCTGAGCCGCTATCACGACTACCTCGTTGCGCTCGATGAGGTGGAGGTCATTCTCTTCGGGTCCATCGAGCATCCGGGTCTGCTGGGACCCCGCCCGAACCAGCCAGCCAGACCGTTGGCGATGACATCGTACGGGGCGACGCGATGGGACCAGGCCCAATCGCTGCTGGACCGGCTGGTCTGGGCCGAGAAGTGGGTCGAAAAGGAGCCGGGTCAGCCGCTGGTCAAAGAGCGAAGCCCGAGGGCCGAGCTGTTTCACGGTACTGCGCTGGAGCCCCTGTTCACCTACGTTCCCGAGCAGCTCGACGAGATGCTCCGGCCGCGATTCACGGTGTACTGGCAGTTCTTCATCGACGACAATTTCGACAGCCACTACTTCGGCGGCGTCGGTCCGGAGATCATCGGAACCCTGCTGATCACCGTGGTGGGCATGTTGTTCGTGGTGCCTCTGGGGGTGATCTCAGCGGCGTATCTCGTCGAGTGTGCATCGGACGGCCCGGTCATGCGGATTCTCCGTATGTCGATCAACACGCTGGCCGGCGTGCCCAGCATCGTGTTCGGGCTCTTCGGCCTGGCCTTCTTCGTGCTCTTTCTGTTTCCACGACTGGGTTTCGAGCCCAAACCGTGCATTCTGGCGGCGTCCCTGACGCTGGCCGTCCTGACGCTGCCGGTGATGATTCGCGCCAGTGAAGAGGCCATCCGTACTGTGCCCCGGTCGTACAAGGAAGGTTCGCTGGCGCTGGGCGCCAGTCGGTTCCGCACGTTCGTTACGGTGACCTTCCCGGCGGCCCTGCCGGGGATTCTCACCGGGGTGATCCTGAGCCTCAGCCGGATTGCCGGAGAGACCGCCCCGATCCTTTTCACCGGCGCCGTATCGATGGGGCCCGTGCCCAAGTCGATCTTCGACCCGACCCGCACGTTGTCCTATGGCAGTTACGATATGGCCGTGGGAGATCGCCTCGCCATGATGGTGCCGCACAATCAATACGGCATGGTGGTCACGCTCATCACGCTCATTCTGATCCTCAACGCCGTGGCCATCGTACTGCGTTCGAGGGTCTTCAAGAAACTCAAAGGACATTGA
- a CDS encoding phosphate ABC transporter substrate-binding protein gives MQKMLISALLFSLLVGGSVQAQTLQIEGSTTVGPIADAFAEYFKRVYPDLNITVKKTGSGDGAAALADGRCDIATMSRFMKDKEFKDAVGNGVYPVAHVVAMDGVCVVVHPSNPVGALTTAQIRDIYAGKITNWSQVGGPSMPIVVISRDTSSGTYETFDEIVMAKQPMGPGVEYVNANPQAHARVKTTQGAIGYVGIGFLDREVKAIMVDQVAPNRQTIASGVYPVARPLFLFTNGYPKLGSMVHRFCAFYLTEKGQELVEAKGFVPLTAY, from the coding sequence ATGCAGAAGATGCTGATAAGTGCCCTGTTGTTTTCCCTGTTGGTCGGTGGCTCGGTTCAGGCGCAGACCCTTCAGATCGAGGGCTCGACGACTGTCGGGCCGATCGCGGATGCTTTCGCCGAGTACTTCAAGCGGGTCTATCCCGACCTCAACATCACCGTCAAGAAGACCGGCAGCGGCGACGGGGCGGCGGCCCTCGCCGATGGGCGTTGTGACATCGCGACGATGAGCCGGTTCATGAAGGACAAGGAGTTCAAGGACGCGGTGGGCAACGGGGTCTATCCGGTCGCCCACGTCGTGGCGATGGACGGCGTCTGCGTGGTGGTCCATCCGTCCAATCCGGTCGGCGCCCTGACGACGGCCCAGATCCGCGACATCTACGCCGGCAAGATCACCAACTGGAGCCAGGTCGGCGGGCCGAGCATGCCGATCGTTGTGATCAGCCGCGACACCTCGTCGGGGACCTACGAGACGTTCGACGAAATCGTGATGGCCAAGCAGCCGATGGGGCCGGGCGTCGAGTACGTCAATGCGAATCCGCAGGCCCACGCGAGAGTCAAGACGACCCAGGGAGCCATCGGCTACGTCGGCATCGGCTTTCTCGACAGAGAGGTCAAGGCGATCATGGTCGACCAGGTCGCGCCGAACCGGCAGACCATCGCCAGCGGCGTATACCCGGTGGCCCGGCCGCTGTTCCTGTTCACCAACGGCTATCCCAAGCTCGGTTCGATGGTTCACAGATTCTGTGCCTTCTATCTGACGGAGAAGGGACAGGAACTGGTTGAGGCCAAAGGCTTCGTGCCGTTGACCGCCTACTGA
- the pstC gene encoding phosphate ABC transporter permease subunit PstC, with amino-acid sequence MESRGLTLTLGPSDDRRRPLALTPREDLLGFIGSYLGRAVLFLITGTSVLAVLLILLFVILRSVPFLRDFGVGEFLTSRAWRPTADEPVFGALTLIVGSLYVSIAALLFAVPVGILAAVFLSDIVSWKIRNVAKPVVEILAAIPSVAYGFFAVLVLAPWMQRRFGFSTGTNALNASVILAIMALPTIISVAEDAISALGRELREASYSLGATRLETMTKVVIPAAHSGIIAAVVLGMMRAIGETMVVWMASGNATQIPHPWWDLSQSIRTMTATIAGEMGEAPEGGAHRSALFAVGVVLLLMTFVLNIVSEYFLSRAKKAAGKS; translated from the coding sequence ATGGAGAGCAGAGGCCTGACTTTGACACTGGGGCCGTCGGACGACCGACGTCGGCCCCTGGCGCTGACCCCCCGTGAAGACCTCCTCGGCTTCATCGGGTCGTATCTGGGCCGGGCCGTGCTCTTTCTCATCACGGGCACGTCTGTTCTCGCCGTCCTGCTGATTCTGCTCTTCGTCATCCTGCGGTCGGTTCCGTTCCTTCGCGACTTTGGCGTCGGGGAGTTCCTCACAAGTCGGGCGTGGCGTCCGACGGCCGACGAGCCGGTCTTCGGCGCCTTGACGCTGATCGTCGGTTCGCTGTACGTTTCGATTGCGGCTCTGCTGTTCGCGGTGCCCGTGGGAATCCTCGCGGCGGTCTTCCTCAGCGACATCGTCTCCTGGAAGATTCGCAACGTCGCCAAGCCCGTCGTGGAGATCCTCGCGGCGATCCCCTCGGTGGCCTACGGTTTCTTCGCCGTGCTCGTGCTGGCCCCGTGGATGCAGAGGCGGTTCGGCTTCTCGACGGGGACCAACGCGCTGAATGCGTCGGTGATCCTGGCGATCATGGCGCTGCCGACCATCATCAGCGTCGCCGAGGATGCGATCTCCGCACTGGGCCGGGAGCTTCGCGAGGCGTCGTACAGTCTGGGGGCCACGCGTCTGGAAACGATGACGAAGGTCGTGATTCCCGCGGCCCACAGCGGCATCATCGCCGCCGTGGTCCTCGGCATGATGCGGGCCATCGGTGAGACGATGGTGGTTTGGATGGCCTCGGGCAACGCCACGCAGATTCCACATCCGTGGTGGGACCTGTCGCAGTCGATCCGAACGATGACGGCCACCATCGCCGGTGAGATGGGCGAGGCGCCGGAAGGTGGGGCCCACCGAAGCGCCTTGTTTGCCGTCGGTGTGGTGCTTCTGCTGATGACGTTCGTGTTGAATATCGTCAGTGAGTATTTCCTCTCTCGGGCCAAGAAAGCGGCGGGGAAGAGCTAA
- a CDS encoding porin: MGMGTWSICGSIAGGLLLTFGWATVCGADELGDLKQQLEDQKTRSAELEDRINQLEARQKLKERAMGEEIAALKDSHVEKSPTDLQAYWRDGLRFKTADDMFQLRIGGRMMFDWLWISEDDDIKAAIGDQEDGVGFRRVRFYMAGSIYENVDYMLQLDFAGGATALRDAYIGLTDFPVGKLRMGQFKEPFSLEELTSSNYMTFVERALPNTFSPSRNVGFMLHDAALENRMTWAAGLFRDTDDTGLAIDDGGYNLTGRITGLPWYNNKGESLIHLGAAYSHRNPDETLRYRARPETPLTDRFVDTGAIPTDRANLLGLEAAWLAGPLSIQGEYIRANVDRSGASDVDFSAYYAQASYLLTGERRSYSTSSGTFGLVRPKKNFRFGGGPGAWELKARYSGIDLNHKDIRGGELDNFSAGVNWYLNPNMRIMWDYIRADLDDVGQADVLLMRLHAFF, translated from the coding sequence ATGGGTATGGGAACATGGAGCATCTGTGGCAGCATTGCCGGGGGATTGTTGTTGACGTTCGGCTGGGCGACGGTCTGCGGCGCCGACGAACTGGGCGACCTCAAACAGCAGCTTGAAGACCAGAAAACGCGGTCGGCTGAGCTTGAGGATCGGATCAACCAGCTCGAAGCCCGGCAGAAACTCAAGGAACGGGCGATGGGCGAGGAAATCGCCGCCTTGAAGGACTCCCACGTTGAGAAATCACCTACGGATCTACAGGCGTATTGGAGGGATGGGCTTCGATTCAAGACGGCCGATGATATGTTCCAGTTGCGGATCGGCGGGCGCATGATGTTCGACTGGCTCTGGATCAGCGAAGACGACGACATCAAGGCCGCCATTGGCGATCAGGAAGACGGTGTCGGGTTCCGGCGGGTGCGCTTCTATATGGCCGGCAGCATCTACGAGAACGTGGACTACATGCTGCAGCTCGATTTTGCCGGCGGGGCCACCGCTCTCAGGGATGCCTACATCGGCCTGACGGATTTCCCGGTAGGCAAGCTGCGTATGGGCCAGTTCAAGGAGCCCTTCAGCCTGGAAGAGTTGACCAGCAGCAACTACATGACGTTCGTCGAGAGGGCGCTGCCCAACACGTTCTCTCCCAGCCGCAACGTTGGTTTCATGCTGCATGACGCCGCTTTGGAGAACCGCATGACCTGGGCCGCCGGGCTGTTCCGCGACACCGACGATACCGGCCTGGCCATAGACGACGGCGGCTACAACCTTACGGGTCGCATCACCGGCCTGCCCTGGTACAACAACAAAGGCGAATCGTTGATACACCTCGGCGCCGCCTACAGCCACAGAAACCCGGATGAGACGCTGCGCTATCGCGCCCGCCCGGAAACGCCTCTGACGGACCGCTTCGTCGACACGGGCGCCATCCCTACTGATCGAGCGAATCTGCTCGGGCTGGAGGCCGCCTGGCTGGCCGGGCCGCTCTCCATCCAGGGCGAATACATCCGCGCGAACGTGGACCGAAGCGGGGCCTCCGACGTCGATTTCAGTGCGTATTACGCACAGGCCAGCTACCTTCTGACCGGCGAACGCCGTTCCTACAGCACCTCCTCCGGCACGTTCGGTCTGGTCAGGCCGAAGAAGAACTTCCGTTTCGGCGGCGGTCCCGGTGCCTGGGAGCTCAAGGCCCGCTACTCCGGCATCGATCTGAACCACAAGGACATCCGCGGCGGAGAGCTGGACAACTTCAGCGCCGGGGTGAACTGGTACCTCAACCCCAACATGCGGATCATGTGGGACTACATTCGTGCCGATCTCGACGATGTGGGGCAAGCCGATGTCCTGCTGATGCGGCTGCACGCCTTTTTCTGA
- the pstB gene encoding phosphate ABC transporter ATP-binding protein PstB, producing MPEKEKPMPTTAASSEATRSDARMRVTFANRPVPESKTPAAECSCPVIRSNGFSLYYGAKIGVKDITMEIYPCSVTSIIGPSGCGKSTFLRSINRMNDLIPHVRAEGLLEVDGQNVYDKRTNLVNLRQQVGMVFQKPNPFPKSIFDNVAYGPRLQGVKRKDALQHVVEQSLKAAAIWDEVKDDLRKSALALSGGQQQRLCIARALATRPRVLLMDEPCSALDPIATGRIEDLIGQLQSTYTIVIVTHNMQQAARVSERAAFFCLGELIEYDRTEKIFSNPEMKQTEDYVTGRFG from the coding sequence ATGCCGGAAAAGGAGAAGCCAATGCCAACGACCGCCGCCAGCAGCGAAGCGACGAGATCGGACGCCAGGATGAGGGTAACCTTCGCCAATCGGCCTGTGCCCGAATCGAAGACGCCGGCCGCCGAGTGTTCCTGCCCGGTGATCCGGTCCAACGGCTTCTCCCTGTACTACGGCGCCAAGATAGGTGTCAAAGACATCACGATGGAGATCTATCCGTGCAGCGTTACGTCGATCATCGGTCCCAGCGGCTGCGGCAAGAGCACGTTCCTGCGCAGCATCAATCGGATGAACGATCTGATCCCGCACGTGCGGGCCGAGGGTCTGCTCGAAGTGGACGGGCAGAACGTCTACGACAAGCGCACCAATCTGGTCAATCTGCGCCAGCAGGTGGGCATGGTGTTCCAGAAGCCCAACCCGTTTCCCAAGAGCATCTTCGACAATGTTGCCTACGGCCCTCGCCTTCAGGGGGTCAAGCGCAAGGATGCGCTGCAGCACGTCGTCGAGCAGAGCCTCAAGGCCGCTGCGATCTGGGATGAGGTGAAGGACGATTTGCGAAAGTCGGCCTTGGCGCTTTCCGGCGGACAACAGCAGCGCCTGTGCATCGCCCGCGCGCTGGCGACGCGTCCGAGAGTGCTGCTGATGGACGAGCCGTGCTCGGCCCTGGACCCCATTGCCACCGGGCGGATCGAGGACCTGATCGGCCAACTCCAGAGCACCTATACGATCGTGATCGTGACGCACAACATGCAGCAGGCGGCCCGCGTCAGCGAGCGGGCGGCGTTCTTCTGCCTGGGCGAGTTGATCGAATACGATCGGACCGAAAAGATCTTCAGCAACCCGGAAATGAAACAAACCGAGGACTACGTCACCGGACGATTCGGATAA
- a CDS encoding sensor histidine kinase, protein MFRRKLIWQLYPSFLATTLLALIAATTYSSYTLRTFYLDQLKEELRLVGDVAASQVALTLRTGTSADVDALCKTLGQAGSGQMRLTVIASDGKVLGDSDENPALMEDHSNRAEIIEAIADGLGRSMRFSPTLGRNMMYVAVPVSEDGQPVAFVRMAVPVTEIERALSRVYVTIIWAGAIVAVCAAVLSLLISRQISEPITRMKRIAQLFAQGQLDMRVPDAGAAELDELARALNEMATQLQDRILTITRQRNEVKAILSSLGEGVLAVDSRGRIVSVNKAAAQLLGIDPIAAQGRSIEEVVRNVGLQQFVRRTLEGDQPAEGDISFPEEGGRFFHVHGAPLADPPTDRAGAVIVLSDMTRIHRLESLRRDFVANVSHELKTPVTSIQGFVEALLDGRPDDPEQTSRYLGIIAKHAERLNAIIDDLLSLSRLEEGAEKRAILFEDVKLRPALEAAVELAGVRAEQKRIRVELSCDDSIRAKINAPLLEQAIVNLVDNAVKYSDEGTTVWIEVQPQDKGVAIRVKDTGCGIPREHLARIFERFYVVDKSRSRKLGGTGLGLAIVKHIIGVHGGHIGVESIPGKGSTFTLHLPQ, encoded by the coding sequence ATGTTCCGAAGGAAACTGATCTGGCAACTCTATCCGTCCTTCCTGGCCACCACCCTGCTGGCCTTGATCGCGGCGACCACGTATTCGTCGTACACGCTGCGCACGTTCTATCTCGATCAGCTCAAAGAGGAGCTTCGCCTGGTAGGGGATGTGGCAGCCTCGCAGGTGGCGTTGACGCTTCGCACGGGGACCTCGGCTGACGTGGATGCCCTGTGCAAGACGCTGGGGCAGGCCGGCAGCGGCCAGATGCGGCTGACCGTGATCGCGTCCGATGGAAAGGTCCTGGGCGATTCGGACGAGAACCCCGCGCTGATGGAGGACCACTCCAATCGGGCCGAGATCATCGAGGCGATTGCCGATGGGCTCGGGCGGTCGATGCGATTCAGCCCGACGCTCGGCCGAAACATGATGTACGTGGCGGTGCCGGTCAGCGAAGACGGCCAGCCGGTCGCCTTCGTTCGCATGGCGGTCCCCGTTACGGAGATCGAGCGCGCTCTGAGCCGCGTCTACGTCACGATCATCTGGGCCGGAGCGATTGTTGCCGTGTGTGCGGCCGTTCTGAGTCTGCTGATCAGCCGCCAGATCAGCGAGCCGATCACGCGCATGAAGCGCATCGCCCAACTGTTTGCACAGGGGCAGCTCGATATGCGGGTCCCCGACGCCGGCGCCGCGGAGCTGGATGAGCTGGCCAGGGCGTTGAACGAAATGGCCACGCAGCTTCAGGACCGGATTCTCACCATTACCCGGCAGCGAAACGAGGTAAAGGCGATTCTCTCCAGCCTGGGCGAGGGTGTTCTGGCCGTGGATTCCCGGGGTCGGATCGTGAGCGTCAATAAGGCGGCCGCCCAGTTGCTGGGCATCGACCCGATCGCTGCGCAGGGGCGCAGTATCGAGGAAGTCGTCCGCAACGTCGGATTGCAGCAGTTCGTTCGCCGGACGCTGGAAGGCGATCAGCCTGCCGAGGGCGATATCTCCTTCCCTGAAGAGGGGGGGCGGTTTTTCCACGTCCACGGGGCGCCTCTGGCCGATCCGCCGACCGACCGAGCCGGGGCGGTGATCGTGCTCAGCGACATGACGCGGATCCACCGTCTGGAGAGCCTGCGGCGGGACTTCGTCGCCAATGTTTCGCACGAGTTGAAGACCCCCGTGACGTCGATCCAGGGCTTCGTGGAGGCCCTGCTGGACGGCCGGCCCGACGACCCCGAGCAGACTTCGCGGTATCTGGGGATCATCGCCAAGCATGCCGAGCGTCTCAACGCGATCATCGACGACTTGCTGAGCCTGTCCCGCCTCGAGGAAGGCGCCGAGAAGCGAGCGATCCTGTTCGAGGACGTCAAGCTTCGTCCCGCTCTTGAAGCGGCGGTCGAGTTGGCGGGCGTCCGCGCCGAACAGAAGCGAATCAGGGTGGAATTGTCCTGCGACGATTCGATCCGCGCCAAGATCAATGCGCCGCTTCTGGAGCAGGCGATCGTCAATCTTGTGGACAACGCGGTCAAGTACAGTGACGAAGGGACGACGGTGTGGATCGAGGTCCAGCCGCAGGACAAGGGGGTCGCGATCCGTGTGAAGGACACCGGCTGCGGCATCCCGCGGGAGCATCTGGCCCGGATCTTCGAGCGGTTCTACGTCGTGGACAAGAGCCGGAGTCGCAAGTTGGGGGGCACCGGCCTCGGTCTGGCCATCGTCAAGCACATCATCGGCGTCCACGGCGGCCATATTGGCGTGGAGAGCATCCCCGGAAAAGGCAGCACTTTCACCCTGCATCTACCCCAGTGA
- a CDS encoding Na/Pi cotransporter family protein translates to MIFYTVGGLGLFLFGMKLMSEGLRACAGRRLKSILESMTKRAFVAFLIGAAATALIQSSSAATVMVIGFVNAGLLTLKQAICVIIGTNVGTTATAWLVSISGLGAFKITAYALPAVGLGFLMHVGGRTRRVKNLGQILLGFGMLFVGIGFMQDAFAPLEESPRVHEFFVSLGHRPLLAILAGTVVTMLLQSSSAAIAIVQLLAIEGAFGLDWHVALNIAIPFVLGSNIGTTITAQLAAIQTNVSARRAAWAHTVFNVAGVAAGYPFVHWGWFGSFVAAICPWTLGPTTIAMSIAVAHTLFKLADAAIWLPLAGVLERFVVRIVRERPGDAAMRPIMLEKHLLDTPEIALEQTKREIVRMAKTAKRALCASIAGIAENDARKLAAVREIEDFIDCFQLEITSYLSAMSGRHLSEEVSIELPVLLHTVNDLERIGDHAVNIAEIAERKMDQKLLFTDLALREADRLKREVDQMFDCIIAALRDNDVEQARSALTNEKNLNRMQIEFRRSHVDRMRDGLCTPETGLIFVDLVDNVEKIGDHLTNIAQAVIGGLQWAGVEPKIAQDARMVD, encoded by the coding sequence ATGATTTTCTACACAGTTGGGGGACTGGGTCTCTTCCTCTTTGGCATGAAATTGATGTCGGAGGGTCTACGGGCTTGCGCTGGTCGGCGTCTGAAGAGCATCCTTGAATCCATGACGAAGAGGGCGTTTGTCGCCTTCCTCATCGGTGCGGCCGCGACCGCGCTGATCCAGTCGAGTTCGGCCGCGACCGTCATGGTCATCGGTTTCGTCAATGCCGGCTTGCTGACGCTCAAGCAGGCCATCTGCGTCATCATCGGCACCAACGTCGGCACGACCGCCACCGCCTGGCTTGTCTCGATCTCGGGCCTTGGGGCCTTCAAGATCACCGCGTACGCCTTGCCGGCCGTGGGGCTCGGATTCCTCATGCATGTGGGCGGGCGAACGCGCAGGGTCAAGAACCTCGGGCAGATCCTCCTCGGCTTCGGGATGCTCTTTGTCGGCATCGGTTTCATGCAGGATGCGTTTGCGCCTCTGGAAGAGAGCCCGAGGGTCCACGAGTTTTTCGTCTCGCTCGGCCATCGACCGTTGTTGGCGATCCTGGCGGGGACCGTGGTCACCATGCTTCTGCAGAGCAGCTCGGCGGCCATTGCGATCGTCCAATTGCTGGCCATCGAGGGTGCGTTCGGCCTCGATTGGCACGTGGCATTGAATATCGCGATTCCCTTCGTGCTTGGCAGCAACATCGGCACGACGATCACCGCGCAGCTCGCCGCGATTCAGACCAACGTCAGCGCGCGTCGGGCGGCCTGGGCCCATACCGTGTTCAACGTTGCGGGAGTTGCCGCAGGGTATCCGTTCGTTCATTGGGGATGGTTCGGGTCGTTCGTTGCCGCGATTTGTCCCTGGACGCTGGGCCCGACGACCATTGCCATGTCCATCGCCGTGGCCCACACCCTCTTCAAGCTCGCCGACGCCGCCATCTGGCTGCCCCTGGCCGGGGTGCTGGAGCGGTTTGTCGTTCGCATCGTGCGCGAGAGGCCCGGCGATGCGGCGATGCGGCCGATCATGCTGGAGAAACACCTTCTGGACACTCCGGAGATTGCCCTCGAGCAGACCAAACGCGAGATCGTTCGCATGGCCAAGACCGCCAAGCGAGCGCTGTGTGCCTCGATTGCCGGCATCGCCGAGAATGATGCGCGCAAGCTGGCCGCCGTCAGAGAGATCGAGGACTTCATCGACTGCTTTCAGTTGGAGATCACCTCCTATCTGTCGGCCATGTCGGGTCGGCATCTTTCGGAGGAGGTCTCGATCGAGCTGCCGGTGCTTCTGCACACGGTCAACGACCTGGAGCGCATCGGCGACCACGCCGTCAATATTGCCGAGATCGCCGAGCGAAAGATGGATCAGAAGCTTCTGTTCACGGACTTGGCGCTTCGCGAAGCCGACCGGTTGAAGCGGGAAGTGGACCAGATGTTCGATTGTATCATCGCGGCGCTGCGGGACAACGACGTGGAGCAGGCCCGGTCGGCCCTGACGAACGAGAAGAACCTCAACCGCATGCAGATCGAGTTTCGTCGCAGCCACGTGGACCGGATGCGCGACGGCCTCTGCACGCCGGAGACGGGTTTGATCTTCGTCGATCTGGTCGACAACGTCGAGAAGATCGGAGATCATCTGACGAATATCGCGCAGGCGGTCATCGGGGGGCTCCAGTGGGCGGGGGTCGAGCCCAAGATCGCCCAGGATGCGCGGATGGTTGATTGA